One window of Vespula pensylvanica isolate Volc-1 chromosome 17, ASM1446617v1, whole genome shotgun sequence genomic DNA carries:
- the LOC122635167 gene encoding arfGAP with SH3 domain, ANK repeat and PH domain-containing protein isoform X5: protein MPGLIAVSEFVEETREDYNSPTTSTFVSRMPQCRQTITSLEETLDFDRDGLTKLKKAIKAIHNSGNAHVDNEVYLGRALERLGDAALKEQEPDIGAAFLKFAVVTKELSALMKTLMQNINNIVMFPLDSVLKGDLRGVKGDLKRPFEKAWKDYEAKYAKIEKEKKQHAKEAGLIRTEVTPAEIADEMEKERRLFQLQMCEYLIKVNEIKTKKGIELLQHLVEYYHAQTNYFQDGLKTIEHFGSYVADLSVKLQKIRQTQDEERRRLTELRSLLRSSGCDKELNVNASAGYSLHQLQGDKQHGVTRSGHLLKKSEGKMRRVWQKRRCAVQAEGYLDICHADENKPPTRVNLLTCQIKLVPDDKRGFDLISYNRTYHFQAEDEADQRAWMSVLVNCKERALLRAFDASGKAEAGQGNPSLVELQQAVIRCVMRLPGNEQCCDCSSQNDATWLSTNFGIIVCIECSGIHRDLGVHISRIQSLTLDNVGTAQLLLARHMTNQAFNEVMEATLHHNLKPTPTSTMEERYEFIRAKYVDKRYVMNTCADERDLLSDLEHAVNNRDLQQLLQVYAENVDLAAPLPTSDIGETALHLAILREMGNSLQIVDFLIQNMPTGGIDRTTVDGETALHLSARHDRSEAMKLLLRAGADPSYRNKQDKTPLDIAQEMGHHTCKELLSHALQRQKTLFDNVNIDWNLSHDEGSTDFSDDETIIEDRNGCLTPEKKSRSRPPSYAGGGGTGSGDSPVTLRSRSSTCDSLQSGSSPSSSTNRQQMPPPPPPQTRKPVAVPTPMTPDISINIHGSLKKRVAPPPPPSGSSSGIPSSHYGTLPSSASLATSTHSRTTSEPILAGHTLHTLSHTLNTLNNQHHKRSPSGDSSTGHGMDKTNSSTLQRPRNPPPPAPSSVSTSRLSNGRSSESLSSMCSDHGLGNPVPPPRK from the exons ccCACGTCGATAACGAAGTTTATCTCGGAAGAGCCCTTGAAAGACTCGGCGATGCTGCCCTTAAGGAACAAGAGCCGGATATAGGAGCAGCATTCCTTAAATTCGCAGTGGTCACCAAGGAATTGAGCGCGCTTATGAAGACTCTg ATGCAAAACATCAATAACATCGTAATGTTTCCGTTGGATTCGGTACTAAAAGGAGATTTGAGAGGCGTAAAGGGCGATCTCAAGAGACCGTTCGAAAAGGCGTGGAAGGACTACGAGGCAAAGTATGCGAAAatcgagaaggagaaaaagcaACATGCCAAGGAGGCCGGCCTTATTCGTACGGAGGTTACACCAGCCGAGATTGCCGATGAAATGGAGAAGGAGAGGCGATTATTTCAATTGCAAATGTGCGAG tatcTTATAAAGGTGAATGAAATCAAGACAAAGAAAGGTATCGAACTGTTGCAGCATCTAGTCGAATATTATCATGCTCAGACCAA CTATTTTCAAGATGGCCTAAAGACCATAGAACATTTTGGTTCTTACGTGGCCGATCTGAGTGTTAAGCTGCAAAAGATTCGACAAACTCAAGATGAAGAACGAAGACGTTTGACGGAGTTAAGGAGTTTACTTAGGAGTTCAGGTTGTGATAAAGAG CTAAATGTAAATGCAAGCGCAGGGTATTCCTTGCATCAACTTCAAGGTGATAAGCAGCATGGTGTAACACGTTCTGGacatttgttgaaaaaaagtGAAGGAAAGATGAGGAGGGTTTGGCAGAAAAGAAGATGCGCTGTACAAGCAGAGGGTTATTTGGATATCTGTCATGCCGATGAGAATAAGCCACCTACGAGAGTTAATCTACTTACGTGCCAAATAAAGCTGGTACCGGATGATAAAAGAGGCTTTGATCTTATAAGCT ATAATCGTACGTACCACTTTCAAGCGGAAGACGAAGCAGATCAACGTGCTTGGATGTCAGTATTGGTAAATTGTAAAGAAAGAGCTTTGCTACGAGCATTCGATGCTAGTGGGAAAGCTGAAGCTGGCCAAGGAAATCCTAGTTTAGTCGAATTACAACAAGCAGTGATTCGGTGTGTTATGCGATTACCTGGAAACGAACAATGTTGTGACTGTTCCTCTCAAAACG aTGCTACCTGGTTATCTACAAATTTTGGTATAATCGTATGTATAGAATGTAGTGGCATTCATCGAGATTTAGGAGTACATATATCAAGGATACAGTCTTTAACTTTAGACAATGTAGGAACTGCCCAATTATTATTAGCACGGCATATGACTAATCAAGCATTTAATGAAGTGATGGAAGCTACATTACATCATAATCTTAAACCAACACCTACGTCAACGAT GGAAGAACGGTACGAATTTATAAGAGCCAAGTACGTTGATAAAAGATACGTGATGAATACTTGTGCGGACGAACGAGACCTCTTGTCAGATTTAGAACATGCTGTTAATAATCGTGACCTACAACAACTTTTACAAGTTTATGCAGAGAACGTTGACTTGGCAGCACCTTTGCCCACCTCT GATATAGGTGAGACGGCTCTACATTTAGCAATCTTACGTGAGATGGGCAATAGTCTACAAATCGTGGATTTTCTGATACAAAATATGCCAACCGGTGGTATCGATAGGACAACAGTCGATGGTGAGACAGCGTTACATCTTTCAGCAAGACACGATAGATCGGAAGCTATGAAGTTACTTTTACGGGCTGGCGCTGACCCGAGTTACAGAAATAAACAGGATAAAACTCCGTTGGACATTGCGCAGGAGATGGGACATCATACCTGTAAAGAATTA cTTAGTCATGCTTTACAAAGGCAGAAGACATTATTCGATAACGTAAACATCGATTGGAACCTTTCTCACGACGAAGGTTCAACGGACTTCTCTGATGACGAAACGATCATCGAAGACAGG AACGGTTGTCTAACGCCTGAGAAAAAGTCACGTAGCAGACCACCTTCGTATGCTGGTGGTGGAGGCACAGGTTCTGGTGATTCACCGGTGACATTACGTAGTCGTAGCAGCACTTGTGATAGTCTACAAAGTGGTTCCTCGCCAAGTTCCTCTACCAACAGACAACAAATGCCACCGCCTCCTCCACCACAAACGAGAAAACCTGTTGCTG TACCCACACCGATGACGCcagatatttcaataaatatccATGGATCGTTGAAGAAACGTGTTGCACCGCCTCCCCCACCATCAGGAAGCTCAAGTGGCATTCCATCTTCTCATTATGGTACACTACCTTCGTCAGCGTCATTAGCAACATCCACACATAGCCGGACGACGAGTGAGCCAATCTTAGCTGGACACACCTTACACACACTATCGCATACTTTAAACACACTTAACAATCAACACCATAAAAGATCACCCAGTGGAGACTCTTCTACAGGGCATG GAATGGACAAGACCAATAGTTCTACGCTTCAGAGACCACGTAATCCACCACCACCTGCACCGTCCAGTGTTAGCACTTCCAGATTGAGTAATGGTCGTAGTAGCGAGTCTCTAAGTTCCATGTGTTCGGATCATGGCCTTGGCAATCCTGTTCCTCCTCCACGAAAG